In one window of Venenivibrio stagnispumantis DNA:
- the gspD gene encoding type II secretion system secretin GspD, with protein MKFNKIFLILFIFCINFITLAEEIDQNQLKKLAQIAKKEKKVVLNFDKVDIKILTYFVSTLTGKNIIYPPDLKGEVTLISNEPLSIEQVWDLYTTILKSRNYDIVEKKGYFEIVPSNIRNSVPPITEKLVGSSELATFVYKVEKADIIQVANILRGLKSQQGLIFNYNPAKLIIITDTKNNIENLKQLISLIENLSEEEEIKIFKIRYSKSDEVATALNNLFADYGKKDISYKIVNLSSNNTIIVKAPKEIIKDVEAIINTIDIPIQGENLNYRRFWTVKLKNSKAEDIADVLNKVLENIQMIQYQVSSQEAKQTQETTEGKTEVSTSQNQSMPEKKIITQPVYQKNEKPKIIAEKTTNILVIYANKAEYEAIKDLISDLDKPKKQVLVTALIAEVSEKALREIGVRWQILGSSGGATFRGGLSSQDFYNLIGTGNFVSGILTQSGKTVSISGNNLFFPDLLFLLSLLESGTGFNIISSPKILTLDNAEALINVSQVTPFASSLKFDVNGNPIINYDYKEVGLKLKVTPHISDNNILMELHQETNEVIGYEKPQIGQISYVVPITSKREINTSIMVENGKTIILGGLVSKKTIDTMEGVPILSDIPVVGNLFKYKSNELNKTNLFVFLTPFIINSPEDIAKITEEHQKILEQLKKAEKSKEGN; from the coding sequence AATCAACTTAAAAAACTTGCCCAGATAGCAAAAAAAGAAAAAAAGGTTGTTTTAAACTTTGATAAAGTTGATATAAAAATTTTAACTTATTTCGTATCTACTTTGACCGGTAAAAATATAATATATCCTCCAGATTTAAAAGGAGAAGTCACACTTATCTCAAATGAGCCTCTTTCTATAGAACAGGTATGGGATTTATACACTACAATTTTAAAATCCAGAAATTATGATATTGTGGAGAAAAAAGGATATTTTGAGATAGTGCCATCCAATATTAGAAACTCTGTTCCGCCTATTACTGAAAAATTAGTAGGTTCTTCTGAACTTGCAACATTTGTTTATAAAGTTGAGAAGGCAGATATTATTCAGGTGGCAAATATTTTAAGAGGGTTAAAATCCCAACAAGGGTTAATATTTAACTATAATCCGGCAAAGTTAATTATAATTACAGATACTAAAAATAATATAGAAAATTTAAAGCAATTAATTTCATTAATTGAAAATCTTTCTGAAGAAGAAGAAATAAAAATTTTTAAAATTAGATATTCTAAATCTGATGAAGTAGCAACTGCTTTAAATAATCTTTTTGCAGATTATGGGAAAAAAGATATATCTTATAAAATAGTAAATCTATCATCTAATAACACAATTATAGTAAAAGCTCCAAAGGAAATAATAAAGGATGTAGAAGCAATAATTAATACAATAGACATACCGATTCAAGGTGAAAATTTAAATTACAGAAGATTTTGGACAGTAAAATTAAAGAATTCTAAAGCAGAAGATATTGCAGATGTATTAAACAAAGTATTAGAAAATATTCAGATGATTCAATATCAAGTCTCATCCCAAGAAGCAAAACAAACTCAAGAAACAACAGAAGGAAAAACAGAAGTTTCTACATCTCAAAATCAATCTATGCCAGAGAAAAAAATAATAACCCAGCCTGTTTATCAAAAAAATGAAAAACCAAAAATTATTGCAGAAAAAACAACAAATATCTTAGTAATATACGCAAATAAAGCAGAATATGAAGCAATTAAAGATTTAATATCAGATTTAGATAAACCAAAAAAACAGGTGCTTGTAACAGCATTGATTGCTGAAGTATCTGAGAAAGCTTTGAGAGAAATAGGTGTTAGATGGCAAATACTTGGCTCTTCAGGAGGAGCTACTTTTAGAGGAGGTTTATCATCTCAAGATTTTTACAATTTAATTGGAACTGGCAATTTTGTGTCAGGTATTTTAACCCAAAGTGGTAAGACAGTTTCTATATCCGGAAATAATTTATTTTTTCCCGATTTATTATTTTTATTGTCTTTACTTGAAAGTGGAACCGGATTTAATATAATATCTTCACCTAAAATATTAACCCTTGATAATGCAGAAGCATTGATAAATGTATCACAGGTAACCCCTTTTGCTTCAAGTTTAAAATTTGATGTAAACGGAAATCCTATAATAAATTATGATTATAAAGAAGTAGGTTTAAAACTGAAAGTTACTCCCCATATAAGTGATAATAATATTCTTATGGAACTTCATCAAGAAACAAATGAAGTTATAGGTTATGAAAAACCACAGATAGGTCAAATAAGTTATGTAGTTCCGATTACTTCCAAAAGGGAAATTAATACATCAATAATGGTAGAAAATGGAAAAACTATAATACTTGGTGGTCTTGTATCTAAAAAAACCATAGATACAATGGAAGGAGTGCCTATTTTATCAGATATTCCGGTAGTGGGTAATTTATTCAAATATAAATCAAATGAATTGAATAAAACAAATCTTTTTGTATTTCTTACACCTTTTATAATAAATAGTCCGGAAGATATAGCAAAAATAACAGAAGAACATCAAAAGATATTAGAACAACTAAAAAAGGCAGAAAAAAGTAAAGAAGGTAACTAA